Proteins encoded together in one Penaeus vannamei isolate JL-2024 chromosome 9, ASM4276789v1, whole genome shotgun sequence window:
- the LOC138862538 gene encoding rhoptry surface protein CERLI2-like gives MSSQMSSWDQIRFHQIRSNHIRLGEITSDQLRSHQIRSNYIRPVKITSEHVILHQIRSDHIRPGLSNYIKPGQIRSDQIRSDYIGSGCHISAGQIPSDKVRSHQIRPNYIISGQIASDQVKLHQIRSGQTTLDKVITSDQVRSHQIWLNRLKCGQITSDQIRPDHIRSDQMTKSGQIALDLVKFRQNRSNHRSGQITQGQITSDQVRSDYITSGQITSDHVKIYQIKSNYRSDLIWCNMT, from the exons ATGTCAAGTCAGATGTCATCATGGGATCAGATCCGATTTCATCAGataaggtcaaatcacatcagattagGGGAAATTACATCAGACCAGTTAAGATCACATCAGATAAGGTCAAATTACATCAGACCAGTTAAGATCACATCGGAGCATGTTatattacatcagatcaggtcagatcacattagaCCAG GTTTGTCAAATTACATCAAACCAGGTCAGATCAGATCAGatcaaatcaggtcagattacattgGATCAGGCTGCCACATCAGTGCAGGTCAGATCCCGTCAGATAAGGTAAGGTCACATCAAATACGGCCAAATTacatcatatcaggtcagattgcatcagatcaggtcaaattacaTCAGATTAG ATCAGGTCAGACCACCTTAGATAAGGTCATCACATCTGATCAGGTTAGATCACACCAGATCTGGCTAAATCGCTTAAAATGTGGTCAAATTACATCAGACCAA ATCAggccagatcacatcagatcagatcaAATGACCAAATCAGGTCAAATCGCATTAGATCTGGTCAAATTTCGTCAGAACAGGTCAAATCAcagatcaggtcaaattacacaaggtcagattacatcagatcaggtaag gtcagattacatcacttcaggtcaaatcacatcagatcacgtcaaaATATATCAGATCAAGTCAAATTACAGGTCAGACCTGATCTGGTGtaatatgacctga